From one Amycolatopsis sp. FDAARGOS 1241 genomic stretch:
- a CDS encoding cation diffusion facilitator family transporter gives MGHGHGHTAAPASASGRYLRALVVALVIGAGFMVLEGVVGFTTGSLALISDAAHMFTDVLGVGMALTAIVLARRSGPTASRTFGMYRAEVLAALGNAVLLFGVAAYVLFEAIGRITDPPEVPGLPVLLAAGAGLIANVVSFFVLRGGARESLNVRGAYLEVLADLIGSVGVLLSGAIILTTGWRYADPIIGVAIGLFVLPRTWTLARRALRILFQHAPTGVDVGEISTELAALPGVSDVHDLHVWTLTSGMEVASAHLTMSGEAEQSAVLTEAQDLLASRYSISHATLQVEGPHAARCQELSW, from the coding sequence ATGGGGCACGGCCACGGGCACACGGCCGCCCCGGCGAGCGCTTCCGGACGCTACCTCCGCGCACTGGTGGTCGCCCTCGTCATCGGCGCGGGGTTCATGGTACTGGAGGGCGTGGTCGGGTTCACGACCGGCTCGCTCGCCCTGATCTCCGACGCGGCCCACATGTTCACCGACGTCCTCGGCGTCGGCATGGCGCTCACCGCGATCGTCCTGGCCCGCCGCAGCGGCCCGACGGCCAGCCGCACCTTCGGCATGTACCGCGCCGAAGTGCTCGCCGCGCTCGGCAACGCCGTGCTGCTGTTCGGCGTGGCCGCGTATGTGCTCTTCGAAGCCATTGGCCGCATCACCGATCCGCCCGAGGTGCCGGGCTTGCCCGTGCTCCTGGCCGCCGGCGCCGGCCTGATCGCGAACGTCGTGTCGTTCTTCGTGCTGCGCGGCGGAGCCCGTGAGAGCCTCAACGTCCGCGGCGCGTACCTCGAGGTGCTCGCCGACCTGATCGGCTCGGTGGGCGTCCTGCTCAGCGGCGCCATCATCCTCACCACCGGCTGGCGCTACGCCGACCCGATCATCGGTGTCGCCATCGGCCTGTTCGTGCTGCCGCGCACGTGGACCCTGGCCCGCCGCGCGCTGCGCATCCTCTTCCAGCACGCCCCGACGGGCGTCGACGTCGGCGAGATCAGTACGGAGCTCGCCGCCCTCCCCGGCGTCTCCGACGTCCACGACTTGCACGTCTGGACGCTCACCTCCGGCATGGAGGTCGCCTCCGCTCACCTCACGATGAGCGGGGAGGCCGAGCAGTCCGCCGTGCTGACCGAGGCGCAGGACCTGCTGGCGTCGCGGTATTCGATCAGCCACGCGACGCTGCAGGTGGAGGGGCCGCACGCGGCCCGGTGCCAGGAACTGTCCTGGTAG
- a CDS encoding DUF305 domain-containing protein, whose amino-acid sequence MSKEADLESDVEEPGGDRPAWSRWVIIGGAMLAVLLIGAAIGVFATRLTDGDDSAAATPGAGSVEVGFAQDMSTHHLQAVTMANWARDHTTDPEVKQLAFDIESTQTEQVGRMKGWLMLWDQPEQATGAYMTWMTEPMGHGMQMATLSPGGGAPMPGMATDAELAKLRSLSGRAMDVYFLQLMLRHHEGGTAMAQYAQEHSSLPAVKALCQSILTSQGAEMDQMKLMLQARGAQPLPAS is encoded by the coding sequence GTGAGCAAGGAAGCCGACCTCGAATCCGACGTCGAAGAGCCCGGCGGCGACCGGCCGGCCTGGTCGCGGTGGGTGATCATCGGCGGCGCGATGCTCGCCGTGCTGCTGATCGGCGCCGCGATCGGCGTGTTCGCCACGCGGCTCACCGATGGCGACGACTCCGCGGCGGCGACACCCGGCGCCGGCTCGGTCGAGGTCGGCTTCGCGCAGGACATGTCGACCCACCACCTGCAGGCCGTCACCATGGCCAACTGGGCCCGCGACCACACCACGGACCCCGAGGTGAAGCAGCTCGCGTTCGACATCGAGAGCACCCAGACCGAGCAGGTCGGCCGCATGAAGGGCTGGCTCATGCTGTGGGACCAGCCGGAGCAGGCGACCGGCGCGTACATGACGTGGATGACCGAGCCGATGGGCCACGGCATGCAGATGGCGACCCTCTCCCCGGGGGGAGGCGCGCCGATGCCCGGCATGGCCACCGACGCGGAGCTGGCGAAGCTGCGCTCGCTGTCCGGCCGCGCGATGGACGTGTACTTCCTGCAGCTCATGCTGCGTCACCACGAAGGCGGCACGGCGATGGCCCAGTACGCGCAGGAGCACTCGAGCCTGCCGGCGGTGAAAGCGCTGTGCCAGAGCATCCTCACGTCGCAGGGCGCGGAGATGGACCAGATGAAGCTGATGCTGCAGGCGCGCGGCGCCCAGCCGCTGCCGGCGTCCTGA
- a CDS encoding DUF3105 domain-containing protein, with the protein MAKGTTSKKGTSANAVKAARGKSVVTKKGTPWGTIIGVVVVVALLASVVTYYLVKSAPQRDQKSREEAAASFAPTATDPDPSKRIPGVITATYTGSVHVLPTERVAYDHSPPFGGPHDGYWAACNGVVYPTAVRTENMVHALEHGTVWIAYNPDLVKGDQVDLLAARVKGKTYTMMSPYPGLDKPISLQSWGHQLKLDSASDPRIDEFIAALRTNPNGVYPEIGASCDALGPGQFDPSNPPPFDPSKPGPDAKPMDYKGTTGAQGEQGGMPGTSGLPTAPSAPAGQ; encoded by the coding sequence ATGGCGAAAGGGACAACCAGCAAGAAGGGGACGTCCGCCAACGCGGTGAAGGCGGCCCGGGGCAAGTCCGTCGTCACCAAGAAGGGCACCCCGTGGGGAACCATCATCGGAGTCGTCGTGGTGGTGGCCCTGCTGGCCAGCGTCGTCACCTACTACCTGGTGAAATCGGCTCCGCAACGCGACCAGAAGTCCCGTGAGGAGGCAGCCGCGTCGTTCGCCCCGACCGCTACCGACCCGGACCCGTCCAAGCGCATCCCGGGCGTGATCACCGCGACGTACACCGGATCGGTGCACGTGCTGCCCACCGAACGGGTGGCCTACGACCACAGCCCGCCGTTCGGCGGGCCGCACGACGGCTACTGGGCCGCCTGCAACGGCGTCGTCTACCCCACCGCCGTGCGCACGGAAAACATGGTGCACGCGCTCGAGCACGGCACCGTGTGGATCGCCTACAACCCGGACCTCGTCAAGGGTGACCAGGTCGACCTGCTCGCCGCGCGGGTCAAGGGCAAGACGTACACGATGATGTCGCCCTACCCCGGCCTCGACAAGCCGATCTCCCTGCAGTCGTGGGGCCACCAGCTGAAGCTCGACAGCGCGAGCGACCCGCGGATCGACGAGTTCATCGCCGCGCTGCGGACCAACCCGAACGGTGTGTACCCCGAGATCGGCGCCTCGTGCGACGCGCTCGGCCCGGGCCAGTTCGACCCGAGCAACCCGCCGCCGTTCGACCCGAGCAAGCCGGGCCCGGACGCGAAGCCGATGGACTACAAGGGCACCACCGGCGCCCAGGGCGAACAGGGTGGCATGCCGGGCACCTCGGGTCTGCCGACCGCGCCGTCGGCGCCGGCGGGGCAGTGA
- a CDS encoding epoxide hydrolase family protein: MPAEPFKVEVAEADVRDLRERLARTRWPEAETVDDWSQGLPLAYARELCRSWAEEYDFGFADRVNAFPQFRETVDGLGIHFLHVRSPEPDAFPLVVTHGWPGSVLEFLDVLGPLTDPRAHGGDPADAFHVVAPSLPGYGWSDKPVRAGWGVERTARAWDRLMVSLGYERYGAQGGDWGSAVSGALGEVAPERVAGVHVNMAAAPLGQFDDPTPGEVAALAAAKEFGRTGRGYSGQQSTRPQTLGYGLTDSPAGQAAWIAEKFWAWTDNNGHPEDALTRRQILDAISVYWFTASATSSARLYWESFGSFRDKVTAPSGISLYPKEITRPSRREAELRFTDLRWFEELPRGGHFAAMEQPASLVEQVRGFFRLVR, from the coding sequence GTGCCGGCGGAACCGTTCAAGGTCGAGGTGGCTGAGGCTGACGTCCGGGACCTGCGGGAACGGCTCGCGCGCACGCGCTGGCCCGAGGCCGAGACCGTGGACGACTGGTCGCAGGGGCTGCCGCTCGCGTATGCGCGGGAGCTGTGCCGCAGCTGGGCCGAGGAGTACGACTTCGGGTTCGCCGACCGGGTGAACGCGTTCCCGCAGTTCCGGGAGACCGTGGACGGGCTGGGGATCCACTTCCTGCACGTCCGGTCGCCCGAGCCGGACGCGTTCCCGCTGGTCGTGACGCACGGGTGGCCTGGGTCGGTGCTGGAGTTCCTGGACGTGCTGGGGCCGCTGACGGATCCGCGGGCGCACGGCGGCGACCCGGCGGACGCGTTCCACGTCGTCGCGCCGTCGTTGCCCGGGTACGGGTGGAGTGACAAGCCGGTGCGCGCGGGCTGGGGTGTGGAGCGCACGGCGCGGGCGTGGGACCGGCTGATGGTGTCTCTGGGGTACGAGCGCTACGGCGCACAGGGCGGCGACTGGGGTTCGGCCGTGTCCGGCGCGCTCGGCGAGGTGGCGCCGGAGCGCGTCGCCGGTGTGCACGTGAACATGGCGGCCGCGCCGCTGGGGCAGTTCGACGACCCGACGCCCGGGGAGGTGGCGGCGCTGGCCGCGGCCAAGGAGTTCGGCCGCACGGGCCGCGGGTACTCGGGGCAGCAGTCCACGCGCCCGCAGACGCTCGGCTACGGCCTCACCGATTCGCCCGCCGGCCAGGCCGCGTGGATCGCCGAGAAGTTCTGGGCGTGGACGGACAACAACGGCCACCCGGAAGACGCCTTGACCCGCCGCCAGATCCTCGACGCGATCTCCGTGTACTGGTTCACGGCGTCGGCCACGTCGTCGGCGCGGCTGTACTGGGAGAGCTTCGGCAGCTTCCGCGACAAGGTGACGGCGCCGTCGGGGATTTCGCTGTATCCCAAGGAGATCACGCGGCCTTCGCGACGCGAGGCGGAGCTGCGCTTCACCGACCTGCGGTGGTTCGAGGAGCTCCCGCGCGGCGGTCACTTCGCGGCGATGGAGCAGCCGGCGTCGCTCGTCGAGCAAGTGCGCGGGTTCTTCCGCCTCGTGCGCTGA
- the xerC gene encoding tyrosine recombinase XerC has protein sequence MWKLETRLNAAKKVTSYRVLWQVEQEVFKESFKLYAQADGHRSSLLAAQRAGEAFDLVSGLPPSMLRPKGDLSWYRFTEEYIDMKWPDAAATARQTMAEALIRVMPVFVKEGKNEPDAKVVRSALRQWGYNTEYRNGHDMPADVRKVLEWLARNTLSVKAVSDPDILRALQRAVTRRLDGKRFAPSVARKTRGVLFNALDYAIEKKLIDANPLSSVKWTAMPKGKRKVDKRAVPNPVQARTLLAAVGALPRSGPRLEAFFGAMYYAGLRPEEAVSLNKRNLSSLPEPVWNEQTQEYVYDWGEFHLEKAEPHAGGRWTNTGRPRDERPLKSRGDDEGRPVSFPPDLTRLLWRHIRTFGFGPDGRLFCAERGGEIPMITYTRAWRAARKAALTEEVQATPLAARPYDLRHAAVSTRLAAGVDPAEVAAWAGHSVGVLMEVYATFLDGGEAANRARIEKILGHQPRGRLPEQ, from the coding sequence GTGTGGAAGCTCGAGACTCGGCTCAACGCGGCCAAGAAGGTCACCAGTTACCGCGTTCTGTGGCAGGTCGAGCAGGAGGTGTTCAAGGAGAGTTTCAAGCTCTACGCCCAGGCTGACGGGCATCGGTCGTCCTTGCTGGCGGCTCAGCGCGCAGGTGAAGCGTTCGACCTGGTGTCAGGTCTGCCGCCGTCGATGTTGCGGCCGAAGGGAGACCTGAGCTGGTACCGGTTCACCGAGGAGTACATCGACATGAAATGGCCCGACGCAGCCGCGACCGCGCGCCAGACGATGGCTGAGGCGCTGATTCGCGTGATGCCGGTGTTCGTGAAGGAGGGGAAGAACGAGCCCGACGCGAAGGTCGTGCGGTCTGCGTTACGACAGTGGGGGTACAACACCGAGTACCGCAATGGGCACGACATGCCGGCCGATGTGCGCAAAGTTCTGGAGTGGCTGGCCCGCAACACGTTGTCGGTCAAGGCCGTCAGCGACCCGGACATCCTGCGCGCCTTGCAGCGGGCAGTGACGCGGCGGCTGGACGGCAAACGCTTCGCTCCGAGCGTGGCCCGAAAGACACGCGGGGTGCTGTTCAACGCACTCGATTACGCGATCGAGAAGAAGCTGATCGACGCGAACCCGCTCAGCTCGGTGAAGTGGACGGCCATGCCGAAGGGGAAGCGAAAAGTCGACAAGCGTGCAGTGCCCAACCCGGTGCAAGCGCGGACGTTGCTGGCTGCCGTCGGCGCACTGCCGCGCAGCGGGCCGAGGCTGGAGGCGTTTTTCGGCGCGATGTACTACGCCGGGCTGCGGCCCGAGGAAGCCGTTTCGTTGAACAAGCGGAACCTGTCGTCCCTGCCGGAGCCTGTATGGAACGAACAGACCCAGGAGTACGTGTACGACTGGGGCGAGTTCCACCTGGAAAAGGCCGAACCTCACGCCGGGGGGAGGTGGACCAACACTGGGAGGCCGCGAGACGAGCGTCCCCTGAAGTCGCGAGGCGACGACGAAGGGCGCCCCGTGTCGTTCCCACCGGACTTGACCCGGTTGCTGTGGCGGCACATTCGGACGTTCGGTTTCGGACCTGATGGCCGGCTGTTCTGCGCGGAGCGAGGAGGGGAAATCCCGATGATCACTTACACCCGCGCATGGCGGGCCGCCCGCAAGGCTGCACTGACCGAGGAGGTCCAGGCGACGCCGCTCGCGGCGCGGCCGTACGACCTGCGTCATGCGGCCGTCAGTACTCGGCTGGCGGCCGGGGTGGACCCAGCGGAGGTCGCGGCCTGGGCAGGCCACTCCGTCGGCGTGCTCATGGAGGTGTATGCGACGTTTCTCGACGGAGGAGAAGCGGCCAACCGGGCACGAATCGAGAAGATCCTCGGCCACCAGCCGCGAGGCAGACTGCCGGAGCAGTGA
- a CDS encoding flavin reductase family protein has product MRKDFDPVGIAPFAFYRLLTATVVPRPIAWVSSTSRTGVDNLAPHSFFTVASAAPPVLQFTSVGRKDTLRNVEATGQFVVNLAPEELFEKINDTGTDFPPEHSEFDAAGLTREPSLRVKPPRVAESPVAFECELHSTVGFGVSTVVFGRVVHIAVAEHVLDGDHPLIERLRPLARLGRDEWGTVGDVREISRIPFADWERR; this is encoded by the coding sequence ATGCGCAAGGACTTCGATCCCGTCGGCATCGCCCCGTTCGCGTTCTACCGGCTGCTCACGGCGACCGTGGTGCCGCGGCCGATCGCGTGGGTGTCGAGCACGTCGCGTACCGGTGTGGACAACCTCGCCCCGCACTCGTTCTTCACCGTGGCCTCGGCCGCGCCACCGGTGCTGCAGTTCACGTCGGTGGGGCGCAAGGACACGTTGCGCAACGTCGAGGCGACCGGCCAGTTCGTGGTGAACCTGGCGCCCGAGGAGCTGTTCGAGAAGATCAACGACACCGGTACCGACTTCCCGCCCGAGCACAGCGAGTTCGACGCCGCCGGGCTCACGCGCGAGCCGAGCCTGCGGGTGAAACCGCCGCGGGTGGCCGAGTCGCCGGTGGCGTTCGAGTGCGAGCTGCACAGCACGGTCGGGTTCGGCGTCTCGACGGTGGTCTTCGGCCGGGTGGTGCACATCGCGGTGGCCGAGCACGTGCTCGACGGCGACCACCCGCTCATCGAACGGCTGCGCCCGCTCGCCCGGCTGGGCCGCGACGAGTGGGGCACCGTCGGCGACGTCCGCGAGATCTCCCGGATCCCGTTCGCCGACTGGGAAAGGCGCTGA
- a CDS encoding AlpA family transcriptional regulator — MPQQHRTSGKRQLLTIASVCEELDVAQSTFYEWRAKRCAPRCIKLPNGGVRIRRADLDSWLEEREVAA; from the coding sequence ATGCCGCAGCAGCACCGCACATCAGGCAAACGACAACTGCTCACCATCGCCAGCGTCTGCGAAGAGCTGGACGTGGCGCAGTCCACTTTTTACGAGTGGCGCGCGAAACGGTGCGCTCCACGCTGCATCAAGCTTCCGAACGGCGGTGTCCGAATCCGCCGCGCGGACCTGGATTCATGGCTGGAAGAACGAGAGGTTGCCGCTTGA
- a CDS encoding GDSL-type esterase/lipase family protein encodes MTRVIFLGDSFVQGVGDPEHRGWVGRVLQATGGAVTGFNLGIRRNTSEDVLRRCWPEVEARVVPDEDNRLVVSFGSNDMVEENGTVRVAADRCVANLASLLQESALRGIPVLVVGPPPVIDAGAAHLRRTVDLAAAMAGLCAARNVPFVATTEALAADPVWTSEALARDGAHPGAGGYRRLAELVLAGGWPGWISG; translated from the coding sequence ATGACCCGGGTGATCTTCCTCGGCGACTCGTTCGTCCAAGGTGTCGGCGACCCGGAACACCGCGGCTGGGTCGGCCGCGTGCTGCAGGCCACCGGCGGGGCCGTCACCGGCTTCAACCTCGGCATCCGCCGCAACACCTCCGAAGACGTCCTGCGCCGCTGCTGGCCGGAGGTCGAAGCGCGGGTGGTGCCGGACGAGGACAACCGGCTCGTGGTTTCCTTCGGCAGCAACGACATGGTCGAGGAGAACGGCACCGTGCGCGTGGCTGCGGACCGGTGCGTGGCGAACTTGGCTTCGCTGCTCCAAGAATCCGCGCTGCGGGGCATCCCGGTGCTCGTGGTGGGCCCGCCGCCGGTCATCGACGCGGGTGCGGCCCACTTGCGCCGGACCGTCGACCTCGCCGCGGCGATGGCGGGGTTGTGCGCGGCGCGGAACGTGCCCTTCGTCGCCACCACGGAAGCGCTGGCCGCCGACCCGGTGTGGACCTCGGAAGCCCTCGCGCGCGACGGCGCGCACCCCGGCGCGGGCGGTTACCGGCGGCTGGCGGAGCTGGTGCTGGCCGGCGGGTGGCCCGGGTGGATCAGCGGCTGA
- a CDS encoding DUF6236 family protein, with amino-acid sequence MDQIALYYPYIHVRDDRWLKYAALYWPKMARLRPAGYPALDSEESHTLGSDAGWLVDLAPPPWAAEEVGLPFLELIATHGRELRERFGLEPGRNRLPVPGLTERPRRSVRPRRSMLPRPRQEVDLLASSWHDYVHADKVSARLIEAAVDTGLATVVEGHGGLWVGMHPELVDVYTCALVERIAAENRLHPVTDQALHHTAASGWTLERLADVLLGSAPATAGHPDAEDAFVFLAFETVVPLGLERVPVEKIIEVRTKFGAELDAFRRYVTEQSQRLAQLQDVRDLAVFREYLRTEVDHAVTEQLKHLSEQLRSVGLESVKAVGNVKSIAPPALVTMAADAVGLSPAIAGSATAAACVLAAPVQWRRERHAAIRESPVGYLFRLDRELSPAKLNDRLRRAWPAR; translated from the coding sequence GTGGATCAGATCGCCCTGTACTACCCGTACATCCACGTCCGAGACGACCGGTGGCTGAAGTACGCGGCGTTGTACTGGCCCAAGATGGCCCGGCTGCGCCCGGCAGGGTATCCGGCCCTCGATTCCGAGGAGTCGCACACGCTCGGCTCGGACGCCGGCTGGCTGGTGGATCTCGCGCCCCCACCGTGGGCCGCCGAAGAGGTCGGGCTCCCGTTCCTGGAACTCATCGCCACCCACGGACGGGAGCTGCGGGAGCGGTTCGGACTCGAGCCCGGCAGGAACCGGCTTCCGGTGCCCGGTCTGACCGAGCGGCCTCGCCGGTCGGTGCGGCCTCGCCGCTCGATGCTGCCCCGACCACGCCAGGAGGTCGATCTGCTGGCCTCGTCGTGGCACGACTACGTCCACGCCGACAAGGTGTCCGCTCGCCTGATCGAAGCGGCGGTGGACACCGGGCTCGCCACGGTCGTCGAGGGCCACGGCGGCCTCTGGGTGGGGATGCACCCGGAGCTCGTGGACGTCTACACGTGCGCCCTGGTCGAACGCATCGCGGCCGAGAACCGCCTGCACCCGGTCACCGACCAGGCGCTGCACCACACGGCCGCGTCGGGCTGGACACTCGAGCGGCTCGCCGACGTGCTCCTCGGCTCGGCGCCCGCCACCGCGGGCCACCCGGACGCGGAGGACGCGTTCGTGTTCCTCGCCTTCGAGACCGTCGTCCCCTTGGGACTCGAGCGGGTGCCGGTCGAGAAGATCATCGAAGTCCGCACGAAGTTCGGCGCCGAACTCGACGCCTTCCGCCGGTACGTGACTGAGCAGTCGCAGCGGCTCGCGCAGCTGCAGGACGTGCGGGACCTGGCCGTATTCCGCGAGTACCTGCGCACCGAGGTCGACCACGCCGTGACCGAACAGCTCAAGCACCTGAGCGAGCAGCTTCGCAGCGTCGGCCTGGAGTCGGTGAAGGCGGTCGGCAACGTGAAGTCCATCGCGCCACCCGCACTGGTCACGATGGCAGCCGACGCGGTCGGGCTGTCGCCGGCGATCGCCGGTTCCGCCACAGCGGCCGCCTGCGTGCTGGCCGCTCCGGTCCAGTGGCGGCGCGAACGCCACGCGGCCATCCGCGAATCCCCGGTGGGCTACCTGTTCCGCTTGGACCGCGAACTCAGCCCGGCCAAGCTGAATGACCGCTTGCGCCGTGCGTGGCCCGCGCGATGA
- the argS gene encoding arginine--tRNA ligase, whose protein sequence is MTPAALADLVRASAVQVLDARGVDAAVLPEQVTIERPRNPEHGDYATNLALQVAKKAGLQPREFAEALAQVVAAADGVAAADVAGPGFLNFRLAAGAQGEVVRQVLAAGEQYGRGDALAGRRINLEFVSANPTGPIHLGGTRWAAVGDALGRVLSAQGGEVTREYYFNDAGAQIDRFVRSLIAAAKGEPAPEDGYAGGYINDIAAEVLRQEPSALSLPEAERHETFRRIGIELMFTEIKQSLHEFGTDFDVYFHENSLHESGAVDAAVQQLKDSGNLYFADGAWWLKSSEYGDDKDRVVIKKDGNPAYIAGDLAYFKDKRNRGFDLCIYMLGADHHGYIARLKAAATAFGDDPDTVEVLIGQMVNLVSEGKPVRMSKRAGTVITMEDLVEAVGVDPARYELIRYSVDSTLDVDLDLLRKHSNDNPVYYVQYAHARLCTMLRGAADLGLKSTPDADLGTLTLSVEGDLIRTIGEFPEVVRRAAEMREPHRVARYLEELAGALHKFYAVREARVLPKGDEEPTAANVARVTLCEAARQVLANGLALLGVTAPERM, encoded by the coding sequence GTGACTCCCGCCGCTCTCGCCGACCTGGTCCGCGCCTCCGCCGTGCAGGTGCTCGATGCCCGAGGTGTCGATGCCGCCGTGCTGCCGGAGCAGGTGACCATCGAACGTCCCCGCAACCCCGAACACGGCGACTACGCGACCAACCTCGCCTTGCAGGTGGCCAAGAAGGCCGGTCTCCAGCCGCGGGAGTTCGCGGAAGCGCTCGCCCAGGTCGTCGCGGCGGCCGACGGGGTGGCCGCGGCCGACGTCGCCGGCCCGGGTTTCCTCAACTTCCGCCTCGCCGCCGGCGCGCAGGGTGAGGTCGTGCGCCAGGTGCTGGCCGCGGGCGAGCAGTACGGCCGCGGCGACGCGCTGGCGGGCCGCAGGATCAACCTCGAGTTCGTGTCGGCCAACCCGACCGGCCCGATCCACCTCGGCGGCACGCGGTGGGCGGCGGTCGGCGACGCGCTGGGCCGCGTGCTGTCCGCGCAGGGCGGCGAAGTCACGCGCGAGTACTACTTCAACGACGCCGGCGCGCAGATCGACCGCTTCGTCCGCTCGCTCATCGCCGCCGCGAAGGGCGAGCCCGCGCCGGAGGACGGCTACGCGGGCGGCTACATCAACGACATCGCCGCCGAGGTCCTCAGGCAGGAGCCGAGCGCGCTGTCGCTGCCCGAGGCCGAGCGGCACGAGACGTTCCGGCGCATCGGCATCGAGCTGATGTTCACCGAGATCAAGCAAAGCCTGCACGAGTTCGGCACCGACTTCGACGTGTACTTCCACGAGAACTCGCTGCACGAGTCCGGCGCCGTCGACGCCGCCGTGCAGCAGCTCAAGGACTCCGGCAACCTCTACTTCGCCGATGGCGCGTGGTGGCTCAAGTCGAGCGAGTACGGCGACGACAAGGACCGCGTCGTCATAAAGAAGGACGGGAACCCGGCCTACATCGCCGGCGACCTGGCCTACTTCAAGGACAAGCGCAACCGCGGTTTCGACCTGTGCATCTACATGCTCGGCGCCGACCACCACGGCTACATCGCCCGGCTCAAGGCCGCCGCGACGGCGTTCGGCGACGACCCGGACACCGTCGAGGTGCTCATCGGCCAGATGGTGAACCTCGTGAGCGAAGGCAAGCCGGTGCGCATGTCCAAGCGCGCGGGCACCGTGATCACGATGGAGGACCTCGTGGAGGCCGTGGGCGTCGACCCGGCCCGCTACGAGCTCATCCGCTACTCCGTCGACTCCACTTTGGACGTCGACCTCGACCTGCTGCGCAAGCACTCCAACGACAACCCGGTCTACTACGTGCAGTACGCGCACGCGCGCCTGTGCACGATGCTGCGCGGCGCCGCCGACCTCGGGCTCAAGTCCACTCCGGACGCCGACCTCGGCACGCTCACGCTGTCGGTGGAGGGCGACCTCATCCGCACGATCGGGGAGTTCCCCGAGGTCGTGCGCCGCGCCGCCGAGATGCGCGAACCGCACCGCGTCGCCCGCTACCTCGAGGAGCTGGCCGGCGCGCTGCACAAGTTCTACGCGGTCCGCGAGGCCCGCGTGCTCCCCAAGGGAGATGAGGAACCCACCGCGGCCAACGTCGCCCGCGTGACTCTCTGCGAGGCGGCGCGCCAGGTGCTCGCCAACGGCCTCGCGCTGCTCGGTGTCACCGCTCCGGAACGGATGTAA